One Rhizoctonia solani chromosome 3, complete sequence genomic region harbors:
- a CDS encoding vacuolar protein-sorting-associated protein 39, with protein sequence MPPFYVSLAAKGIKDRVEALFATSDKVYLGTNTGTLYIYDLAKAEGSDEPKLTLQDTKKAFVRRQIDQLGVLKDISSLVVLSDSVVTLFPLSTLSTPTVLTQTRNASVFALDTSVQYELSDGSYATAAQSGSRGIATVVTVLAVGCKRKVVIFRWHDGEAQPVKELALDHTPRAIAFSTPHTIVMAYPPPDNAVLSLTTMALTEFVTPATTTVSSNPGMGMSMGMGALTGLGGYMGLGAKAKFAAVKIEEGEVLIPKESTGLFFGVDGQTTRSVGIDWPAPPEETVYTKPYIISSFPPNSLPDLDAPTTAIAAAITTPAISNSALQIRSALPNPTAPSAPASDQAWGASKQPTIAPHTLRLLTTSPGTGPAAPTFILSTPTDRTALANEGSTMWALIMHPWQDQISELVHHEKYADALALLGVVSVQPDPTKHIQGLRGVQLFQEGQFEQAIDMFLALDMNPAKVIALYPDSISGRLSAPRETWIELFGGEAKVREETKATNDDEGEKSIALVEGAEEEDVQKAVAAVVGSPPKESQSPPASIIGSGGISSRLKAGLGAMVVRDDSESIKDTSSSKTKKGPDEFALSTRALGTFLVDRRPKIPAALQPFGITAAQSADLPALSAASVDELMALPSAPLSTLTPEQLVRAAQLVDTALFRLYLFTKPSMIGALCRVDNWCEVVEVEEALRARKKFTELIDLYRGKKMHAKALALLFDLSREEDDPLDKYPPSIRYLQKLGPEYLDLIFKSARWIFEEKPDMAFDIFTAEEVELPAKEVADYLESIDPMICIKFIEYLFAERQVESKTFGDRLAELYLRQTIKLKKERSSEHERLYSKLLAFVNTSSYYDFDRLYALLPQTDLHEARAVVLGKLGNHYGALEIYVHKMQDYTEAEEYCKRVYQTEPDLHGVFLTLLKIFLQPVQPNTPLLLRPALDLISRQSPRIDPVATLELLPPLVTTSDLRTFLHTALRNPRVDTRIERELWLARSQQADRRVAALHSRRVRVTDSRICPQCNKRLGNSVVAVHMPRGEVTHYQCREAFSKRLNDPQNRLL encoded by the exons ATGCCTCCCTTTTATGTGTCATTGGCAGCCAAGGGCATCAAGGACCGAGTCGAGGCCTTGTTCGCGACAA GTGACAAGGTATACCTCGGCACCAATACCGGTACTCTCTACATATACGACTTGGCAAAGGCTGAAG GTAGTGATGAACCCAAGTTGACTCTGCAAGATACCAAAAAGGCGTTTGTGCGAAGGCAGATAGACCAACTTGGGGTGCTCAAAGATATCAGTTCGCTGGTCGTTCTCTCGG ATAGTGTCGTTACACTCTTCCCGCTCTCCACGCTCTCCACGCCAACCGTCCTCACTCAGACTCGTAACGCATCGGTATTCGCGCTCGACACCTCTGTTCAGTACGAGCTCTCCGACGGCTCTTATGCCACGGCTGCGCAGTCTGGCTCTAGAGGCATCGCGACAGTCGTCACAGTTCTAGCAGTAGGGTGTAAACGTAAAGTCGTCATCTTTCGTTGGCATGATGGAGAAGCTCAGCCCGTCAAG GAACTCGCCTTGGACCATACACCGCGCGCAATTGCGTTCTCCACGCCACACACCATCGTCATGGCCTATCCACCTCCCGACAACGCGGTTCTGTCGCTCACTACCATGGCTCTTACCGAGTTTGTCACGCCGGCTACGACGACTGTGAGCAGTAATCCCGGGATGGGCATGAGTATGGGTATGGGCGCCTTGACTGGGTTGGGTGGATACATGGGCCTTGgagccaaggccaagtttGCGGCTGTCAAGATTGAAGAAGGGGAAGTGCTGATTCCTAAAGAGT CCACCGGGTTGTTCTTTGGTGTGGATGGACAGACGACGAGGTCGGTTGGAATTGATTGGCCAGCGCCGCCCGAGGAAACCG TGTACACGAAACCGTACATTATCTCATCCTTTCCACCAAACTCCTTGCCCGATTTAGACGCCCCAACCACAGCAATCGCAGCAGCTATAACAACGCCCGCAATCTCCAACTCTGCCCTCCAAATACGTTCGGCTCT ACCCAACCCAACCGCCCCTTCCGCCCCCGCCAGCGACCAAGCTTGGGGCGCATCCAAACAACCTACTATTGCCCCTCATACTCTCCGTTTGTTAACGACTTCCCCAGGGACAGGCCCCGCCGCCCCGACCTTTATACTCAGCACGCCCACCGACCGCACAGCGCTCGCAAACGAAGGGAGCACGATGTGGGCACTCATCATGCACCCATGGCAAGACCAAATCTCGGAACTCGTCCACCACGAAAAGTACGCAGATGCACTGGCTCTACTCGGCGTCGTATCCGTTCAACCCGATCCGACGAAACACATTCAAGGACTGAGGGGTGTGCAGCTGTTCCAAGAAGGCCAGTTTGAACAGGCGATTGATATGTTCTTGGCCTTGGATATGAACCCGGCCAAGGTTATTGCGCTTTATCCGGATTCGATTTCGGGTCGGCTGTCGGCGCCGAGGGAGACATGGATCGAGTTGTTTGGCGGCGAGGCGAAAGTGCGGGAGGAGACCAAGGCGACCAATGACGACGAAGGCGAAAAGTCGATCGCACTTGTAGAGGGcgcagaagaggaagatgtACAGAAAGCTGTAGCGGCCGTTGTTGGGTCTCCGCCAAAAGAGTCTCAGTCGCCTCCCGCATCCATCATAGGCAGCGGGGGTATTTCTAGCAGACTCAAGGCTGGTTTGGGTGCTATGGTAGTGAGGGATGACTCGGAATCCATCAAGGATACTTCATCGTCCAAGACCAAGAAAGGACCTG ACGAATTCGCGCTTTCCACTCGTGCGCTTGGAACGTTCCTTGTTGATCGGCGGCCCAAGATCCCAGCTGCGCTCCAGCCATTCGGAATCACCGCAGCCCAATCTGCCGATCTCCCCGCCCTCTCGGCTGCATCCGTCGACGAACTAATGGCTCTTCCCAGCGCCCCGTTATCTACACTGACACCAGAACAACTTGTTCGTGCCGCTCAGCTGGTCGATACGGCTTTGTTCCGACTGTACTTGTTTACTAAACCCTCGATGATTGGGGCTTTGTGTCGCGTGGATAATTGGTGCGAGGTCGTGGAAGTCGAAGAGGCACTCCGGGCTAGAAAG AAATTCACAGAACTTATTGACCTTTATCGCGGGAAAAAGATGCATGCCAAGGCTCTTGCCTTACTGTTCGA CTTAAGCAGAGAGGAAGACGATCCTCTGGACAAGTACCCACCCAGTATTCGGTACCTACAGAAACTCGGGCCAGAGTACTTGGATCTTATTTTCAAGTCGGCTCGCTGGATATTCGAAGAGAAACCGGATATGGCGTTCGAC ATCTTTACGGCTGAAGAAGTTGAGCTGCCGGCCAAAGAGGTCGCAGATTACCTAGAGAGCATCGACCCCATGATATGTATTAAATTTATCGAGTATCTGTTCGCCGAGCGGCAAGTAGAGTCCAAGACTTTTGGAGACCGATTGGCAGAGCTCTACCTAAGACAAACGATCAAGTTGAAAAAGGAGCGATCTTCGG AGCATGAACGCTTATATTCCAAGTTGCTTGCGTTTGTCAATACTTCCAGTTACTATGACTTTGACCGACTATATGCTCTACTCCCCCAGACCG ACTTGCACGAGGCACGTGCTGTTGTACTCGGAAAGCTCGGGAACCACTATGGTGCACTCGAGATCTACGTTCATAAGATGCAGGATTATACAGAAGCCGAAGA GTACTGCAAACGGGTCTATCAGACCGAACCAGATCTACATGGCGTATTCTTGACGCTTCTCAAGATCTTCCTACAACCCGTACAGCCCAATACACCTTTGCTCTTGCGGCCCGCACTAGACCTAATATCTAGACAAAGCCCGCGCATCGATCCAGTCGCCACGTTGGAACTTTTACCTCCACTAGTGACTACTTCCGACCTGCGGACGTTCTTGCACACAGCGCTCCGTAACCCTCGGGTAGACACGAGGATCGAGCGAGAACTCTGGCTTGCTCGGAGCCAGCAGGCGGATCGTCGGGTTGCAGCCCTTCATTCCAGAAGGGTCCGCGTCACAGATAGCAGAAT ATGCCCCCAGTGTAACAAACGACTGGGCAATAGTGTGGTTGCGGTTCATATGCCACG GGGAGAAGTCACACACTACCAATGTCGAGAAGCATTCTCCAAGCGTCTCAACGACCCTCAGAATCGTCTCTTGTGA